Genomic DNA from Pseudomonas fitomaticsae:
ATCATCGCCAAGTCGGCCGGCGCCCCGGCGCTGTGGACTCAGCTGTTGGAAGCCGAAGCTCAGGCGTAAGGCAAAAAGGATCGTCCGGACACCCCAGCCGTGTCCGGACGATCCTTTGTTTTTGGCAGTACTGACAACTGGCCACCCTCGCCACATCCGCTCCGACCCTCTACCCTGAGGACATTGGCAGATCACTCTCCGCCGCCTCAGGACACTGAGCCCCATGTACAAAGATCTGAAGTTCCCGGTATTGATCGTCCACCGCGACATCAAGACCGACACGGTTGCCGGTGACCGCATCCGCGGAATCGCCCGAGAGCTGGAGCTCGAAGGTTTCAGTATCGTTTCGGCCACGGACTACACCGAAGGCCGGCTGGTGGCGTCGACCCACCACGGTCTGGCGTGCATGCTGATCGCCGCCGAAGACGCCAGCACCAACTCCCACCTGTTGCAGAACATGGCCGAACTGATCGGTCTGGCCCGGGTGCGGGCGCCGGATCTGCCGATCTTTGCCCTCGGCGAGCAAGTCACTCTGGAAAACGCCCCGGCCGATGCCATGGCCGAGCTCAACCAGTTGCGCGGCATTCTCTATCTGTTCGAAGACACCGTGCCGTTTTTGGCCCGGCAAGTGGCGCGGGCGGCGCGCAAGTATCTGGACGGCCTGTTGCCGCCGTTTTTCAAGGCGCTGGTGCAGCACACCGCCGACTCCAATTATTCCTGGCACACACCCGGTCACGGCGGCGGTGTGGCTTATCACAAGAGCCCGGTGGGGCAGGCGTTTCACCAGTTTTTCGGGGAAAACACCCTGCGCTCGGATTTGTCGGTGTCGGTGCCGGAGCTGGGGTCGTTGCTCGACCACACCGGGCCGCTGGCCGAGGCGGAAGCACGAGCCGCGCGCAATTTCGGCGCCGATCACACCTTTTTCGTGATCAATGGCACCTCGACCGCCAACAAGATCGTCTGGCACTCGATGGTCGGGCGCGATGATCTGGTGCTGGTGGATCGCAACTGCCACAAGTCGGTGTTGCACGCGATCATCATGACCGGCGCGATCCCGCTGTATCTGTGCCCGGAGCGCAATGAGCTGGGGATCATCGGCCCGATTCCGCTCAGTGAATTCAGTCGCGAATCGATCCAGGCCAAGATCGACGCCAGCCCGCTGACCAAGGGCCGCGAGCCGAAAGTCAAACTGGCGGTGATCACCAACTCCACCTACGACGGCCTCTGCTACAACGCCGAGCTGATCAAGCAGAGCCTGGGCAACAGCGTCGAAGTCCTGCATTTCGATGAGGCCTGGTACGCCTATGCGGCGTTTCACGAATTCTTTGCCGGCCGTTACGGTATGGCCACCTCGCGCAGCGAGGACAGTCCGCTGGTGTTCACTACCCATTCCACCCACAAACTGCTGGCGGCGTTCAGCCAGGCGTCAATGATTCATGTGCAGGACGGCGGCGCCCGGCAGCTTGATCGAGACCGGTTCAACGAAGCGTTCATGATGCACATCTCGACGTCGCCGCAGTACAGCATCATCGCCTCGCTGGACGTGGCGTCGGCGATGATGGAAGGGCCGGCCGGGCGCTCGCTGTTGCAGGAAACCTTCGACGAAGCCCTGAGCTTTCGCCGGGCCCTGGCCAATCTGCGCCAGCACATCGCCGCTGACGACTGGTGGTTCTCGATCTGGCAGCCGCCGGGTGTCGAGGGTATCGACCGGGTGCAGACCGAGGACTGGCTGCTGCAACCCGATGCGGACTGGCATGGTTTCGGCGAGGTCAGCGACGACTACGTACTGCTCGACCCGATCAAGGTCACGCTGGTCATGCCGGGCCTGACCGCTGGCGGCGCTTTAAGCGACAAGGGTATTCCGGCGGCCGTGGTCAGCCGCTTCCTCTGGGAGCGCGGGCTGGTGGTGGAGAAAACCGGCCTGTATTCATTTCTGGTGCTGTTCTCCATGGGCATCACCAAGGGCAAGTGGAGCACGCTGCTGACCGAACTGCTGGAGTTCAAGCGCAGCTACGACGCCAACGTCAGTCTCGACACCTGCCTCAAGTGTGTCGCCCAGGAAGATCCTGTGCGCTATCGCGGTATGGGCCTGCGCGATCTGTGCGATCAGCTCCACGCCTGCTACCGCAGCAACGCCACCGCCAAACACCTCAAGCGCATGTACACCGTGCTGCCGGAAATCGCCATGAAACCGGCCCACGCCTATGACCAGTTGGTGCGCGGCGAGGTCGAGGCGGTGCCGATCGATGAGCTGGAAGGCCGGGTGGCGGCGGTGATGCTGGTGCCGTACCCGCCGGGCATTCCGCTGATCATGCCCGGCGAACGTTTTACCGAATCCACGCGCTCGATCATCGAATACCTCAGGTTTGCCCGCACGTTCGACGCAACGTTTCCGGGGTTCGTGGTCGATGTGCACGGTCTGCAACACGAAGATGAGGGCAATGGGCGGCACTACACCGTCGATTGCGTCAAGGAATGAGGGCTTTTCCGAGTATGCAACCGGTCATGAATCCGAAATACCCGGGGCTGTCGGTGCGGGTCGCCGACGAGGGTTTTGCCGAATATATCTGGGGCAGCGATTTCAGTTTCGAGGTGGCCGCCTACGGCGCGGCCGAAATCGGCAAACCCGTGGCGCAGTGGGGCGTGACGGCCATCGTGCCGTATCGCAAGTGCTACGGCATCGATCCGGAGGAGTTCAGCAGTTTTCGCGACGCCGCTGACAGCGCGATTTTCATGGCGTATCTGGAGGACGAACCGGTCGGTCATCTGGTGATCAGTACCAACTGGAACGGTTTCGCCCATATCGATGAGCTGGCAGTGCACGCCCCGGCGCGGCGCCATGGGGTGGCCAAGGCCTTGCTCGATGTGGCGCAGTTCTGGAGCCGCAAGAAAAAGCTGCCGGGAATCATGCTGGAAACCCAGAACAACAACCTCGGCGCCTGCCGTCTGTATGAGCGTTGCGGGTATGTGATCGGCGGCATTGACCACCTGCGTTATCGCGGCATCGATCCGAACACCGCCGAAGTGGCGTTGTTCTGGTATCGATTGTTCGATAACCCGCTGGAGCATCCGATCAGTTCGCCAGCATCGCCTCGGCTTGTTCCGTGACGATCCCGAGCAGCGTCTGAATCGCCGCTGACGGCGTGGCGTGTTTGAAGGTCAGGGCATACAGGCTGATCGGCACCGCCGGCGACAACGGGCAGACATCGAGACCGCCCGCCCGTGCACCGAGGGCGGTGAACGGGTCGACGATTGCCAGGCCTTCGCCGGCCTCGACCATGCTGCGCATCATCTGGTGGGTCTGCACCCGGGTCTGGATGGTCGGCGCCGGGCGCAGGGCCTGGAGCTTGTTTTCCAGGGCCGGGCTCAGCGGGTCCTGGCCTTCCAGGCCGACCATCGCCTGACCGGCCAGATCCTGCAGGGAAATGTACTTCTGCTTCGGCTGCAGCCAGCCGTGGGGCGCGAGCAACTGCAATTTGCCCTGGGCCAGTGGCTGGCAATCAATGTCGGGGTGTTGTGGATCGTGCAGGCTCAGACCCAGATCGCTGTCGCGCAGCAGCAGGTGGCGGACAATGTCGCGGGTCGGTTCGCTGAGCAGGGTGCAGGGCACGTCGGGCAGGCGCCGGCGCAGGGCGGCGAGACTTTGCGGCAGCAGTTGCTGGGCCAGCGGCGGGGTGCCGATGATCCGCAGGGGTGGGGCGAGGTATTGCTTGAGGCTGCTGGCCAGCCGTTGCACCGGCTCCAGCGCTTCATAGATGTGGCCGATCTCGACTTGCAGCGCCCGGGCCTCCGGGGTTGGCTGAAGTCGTCCGCGTACGCTGGCGAACAGCATGAAGCCAAGCTGACTCTCGGCTTCGCGCAAACGCTCCTCGACCTCGGGCGCCGGTAGTTGCAGCCATTCGGCGGCGGTGCCCACGTGACCGGTCTGCAAAAGCGCCTGAATCACTTCGATATGACGTAAACGCATGCGTGAAGTCCATGTCCGGCCGTTGGGGTCAGTGGCTGAATCCTACCCCAACTCGGCGCGGATGACTTCTGCTCATAACGATCGGTTATGAAGCGACCGATGGCTCGGGTTCGCGGATCAGGGTGATGCCCGACTGAACCAGCAAAAACTCGTTGTCGTCGATCTTGTTGACGCGGTCGCCAATCGCCAGTTTGTAGGTGGTAACGGGCTCCGTGCCGGTGAAACCGTCTGCCGACGGGTTGGATTCCTGGAACTCATGCACGGAATAAACGCGGCCTTCCGCATCTCTTGCATGGAACTGACCGACGAGTACTGCTGCCATCTGCTTAGAACCTCTGGAGATAAAACGCTTGATTTGCGGCTTGGTAGACCGTCATCGAGCTTGGTAAGTTTTCCTACAGGAAAAAAATATTCCAGACGCGGGAAATAACCTTCGGCGTCTGGTGGAATCGTCACCGGATCATCTATAACTACTGGCTCCTCCCACGGACAGTCGAGAGTCTTCCAATGAGCAATGTCTATAACGTCGCCGTAGTGGTCGGCAGCCTGCGCAAGGCGTCCATCAACCGCAAGGTCGCGCTGGCGCTGGCGGAACTGGCACCGGCCAATCTCAAGCTGAACATTGTCG
This window encodes:
- a CDS encoding GNAT family N-acetyltransferase encodes the protein MQPVMNPKYPGLSVRVADEGFAEYIWGSDFSFEVAAYGAAEIGKPVAQWGVTAIVPYRKCYGIDPEEFSSFRDAADSAIFMAYLEDEPVGHLVISTNWNGFAHIDELAVHAPARRHGVAKALLDVAQFWSRKKKLPGIMLETQNNNLGACRLYERCGYVIGGIDHLRYRGIDPNTAEVALFWYRLFDNPLEHPISSPASPRLVP
- a CDS encoding Orn/Lys/Arg family decarboxylase, which translates into the protein MYKDLKFPVLIVHRDIKTDTVAGDRIRGIARELELEGFSIVSATDYTEGRLVASTHHGLACMLIAAEDASTNSHLLQNMAELIGLARVRAPDLPIFALGEQVTLENAPADAMAELNQLRGILYLFEDTVPFLARQVARAARKYLDGLLPPFFKALVQHTADSNYSWHTPGHGGGVAYHKSPVGQAFHQFFGENTLRSDLSVSVPELGSLLDHTGPLAEAEARAARNFGADHTFFVINGTSTANKIVWHSMVGRDDLVLVDRNCHKSVLHAIIMTGAIPLYLCPERNELGIIGPIPLSEFSRESIQAKIDASPLTKGREPKVKLAVITNSTYDGLCYNAELIKQSLGNSVEVLHFDEAWYAYAAFHEFFAGRYGMATSRSEDSPLVFTTHSTHKLLAAFSQASMIHVQDGGARQLDRDRFNEAFMMHISTSPQYSIIASLDVASAMMEGPAGRSLLQETFDEALSFRRALANLRQHIAADDWWFSIWQPPGVEGIDRVQTEDWLLQPDADWHGFGEVSDDYVLLDPIKVTLVMPGLTAGGALSDKGIPAAVVSRFLWERGLVVEKTGLYSFLVLFSMGITKGKWSTLLTELLEFKRSYDANVSLDTCLKCVAQEDPVRYRGMGLRDLCDQLHACYRSNATAKHLKRMYTVLPEIAMKPAHAYDQLVRGEVEAVPIDELEGRVAAVMLVPYPPGIPLIMPGERFTESTRSIIEYLRFARTFDATFPGFVVDVHGLQHEDEGNGRHYTVDCVKE
- a CDS encoding LysR family transcriptional regulator — its product is MRLRHIEVIQALLQTGHVGTAAEWLQLPAPEVEERLREAESQLGFMLFASVRGRLQPTPEARALQVEIGHIYEALEPVQRLASSLKQYLAPPLRIIGTPPLAQQLLPQSLAALRRRLPDVPCTLLSEPTRDIVRHLLLRDSDLGLSLHDPQHPDIDCQPLAQGKLQLLAPHGWLQPKQKYISLQDLAGQAMVGLEGQDPLSPALENKLQALRPAPTIQTRVQTHQMMRSMVEAGEGLAIVDPFTALGARAGGLDVCPLSPAVPISLYALTFKHATPSAAIQTLLGIVTEQAEAMLAN